One Phaseolus vulgaris cultivar G19833 chromosome 2, P. vulgaris v2.0, whole genome shotgun sequence DNA window includes the following coding sequences:
- the LOC137809068 gene encoding uncharacterized protein — protein sequence MRILFDYHELWDVVESGVSTLADNATEAQRVAHRDQNKKDKKTLYLIHQGMNDETFEQIEGATTASEAKVEKILRSLTPIFEHVVVAIEEANDISTMTVRLLSGSLRAHEQRMNDNKIEKPIEQSLQAQASIGSSNPKHGSSQGRGWGHGGSYSSKGHGDQNYGGAEQNNTGFNHNPSSNNSCREERDRGGREGIYNKSNIECYNCHKRGHYANECISKGDNHAANCAQEDSNHVQDEEDHAVLMATTSNETPNNQTWYLDTGCTDHTCGKKELFAYLDDSFRTKVKFDDGRIRTCETCRCHSTPQMARGYERRIDGN from the exons atgagaattttgtttgattatcatgagttatgggatgtcgttgagaGTGGAGTGTCTACATTAGCTGAtaatgcaactgaggcgcaACGAGTAGCGCATCGTGACCAAAATAAGAAGGACAAGAAGactttgtatctcatccatcaagggatgaatgacgagacgtttgaacagatagaaggagcaacaactgcAAGTGAG GcaaaggtggagaagattttgagatctttaactcccatatttgaacatgttgttgtcgcaattgaagaggccaatgacatttcaacaatgacagtaaggttattgtctggTTCCCTACGAGCACATGAGCAACGaatgaatgacaataagattgaaaaaccaattgaacagtctttacaagcacaagcctcaattggtagctccAATCCTAAACACGGTAGTTCACAAGGCAGAGGATGGGGACATGGTGGTAGTTATTCCAGCAAAGGTCATGGTGACCAAAATTATGGAGGCGCTGAGCAAAACAACACTGGTTTCAATCACaatccaagttcaaataactctTGCCGCGAAGAACGTGATCGCGGAGGACGAGAaggcatttataataaatcaaatattgAGTGTTATAACTGCCATAAACGCggccattatgcaaatgagtgcatatcaaaaggtgataatcatgctgccaattgtgctcaagaagacAGTAATCACGtacaagatgaagaggatcatgcagtactaatggcaaccacatcaaatgaaacacCAAACAATCAaacttggtatttggatacaggttgcacgGATCATACGTGTGGTAAGAAGGAGTTGTTTGCatatttggatgactcatttcgcacaaaagtgaaatttgatgatggcag